A window of Gadus chalcogrammus isolate NIFS_2021 chromosome 16, NIFS_Gcha_1.0, whole genome shotgun sequence contains these coding sequences:
- the LOC130406473 gene encoding transmembrane protease serine 4-like isoform X2, with translation MTPHRNTASKRKRVVLTVLTVIVVLGILVTAGYFIKQLIDTKYYFCKRSIKFIPLDKACDGTSDCTDGEDELTCVSSFSDNTTFPVRLITPAGVLQVYNEGAGWRSVCGDDWTEKHTATTCQQLGYTQNPQRTVLSVTALGASLSKGPFTAVQSGTGTSPIQTATIDRTECRTGQVISLTCSDCGQGGSEERIVGGTDALIQDWPWQVSLQQNGGHTCGGSLVSPRWVVSAAHCFTGTKREVGRWRAVTGKTYLSSLGGATVDRIVKNGRYGGNDYDIAMVRLSSPLSLGEGRRPVCLPPKDLGLIAGSPLVVTGWGYLEEKGKTSASLQKASIPLISREKCSSPAIYGSNITPRMICAGLLQGGVDACQGDSGGPLVRLSSSRWRLVGVVSWGVGCARQGRPGVYSNVDQLLNWIHTVMEENQ, from the exons ATGACGCCCCACCGGAACACGGCGTCCAAGAGGAAGAGGGTGGTGCTGACGGTGCTGACCGTCATCGTCGTGCTGGGGATACTGGTCACAGCCGGCTACTTCA TCAAGCAGCTGATTGACACCAAGTACTACTTCTGCAAGCGCTCCATCAAGTTCATCCCACTGGACAAGGCCTGCGATGGGACCAGCGACTGCACCGACGGAGAAGATGAGCTCACGTGCGTCTCCTCCTTCTCAGACAACACCACCTTTCCAG TGCGCCTCATCACACCGGCCGGCGTTCTGCAGGTGTACAACGAAGGCGCCGGCTGGAGGAGTGTGTGCGGCGACGACTGGACCGAGAAGCACACGGCGACAACGTGCCAGCAGCTGGGATACACACA GAACCCCCAGAGGACTGTTCTGTCAGTGACGGCCCTGGGGGCCTCCCTGAGCAAGGGGCCCTTCACAGCAGTCCAGTCCGGGACCGGAACCAGTCCCATTCAGACGGCCACCATCGACCG CACGGAGTGCAGAACCGGACAAGTTATATCACTCACCTGTTCAG ACTGCGGCCAGGGAGGATCCGAGGAGCGCATCGTGGGCGGGACGGACGCCCTGATCCAGGACTGGCCGTGGCAGGTGAGCCTGCAGCAGAACGGAGGGCACACCTGTGGCGGCTCGCTGGTGTCCCCGCGATGGGTGGTCTCTGCGGCCCACTGCTTCACAGG GACTAAGAGGGAGGTGGGCCGCTGGCGGGCGGTGACGGGGAAGACGTACCTGAGCAGCCTCGGGGGCGCAACCGTCGACCGCATCGTCAAGAACGGGCGCTACGGCGGCAACGACTACGACATCGCCATGGTGAGGCTCAGCAGCCCCCTGAGCCTGGGAG AGGGCCGCCGGCcggtctgtctgcctcccaAAGACCTGGGTCTCATAGCAGGAAGCCCCCTGGTGGTGACGGGATGGGGGTACCTGGAGGagaaag GGAAGACGTCCGCGTCGCTGCAGAAGGCGAGCATCCCCCTGATCAGCAGAGAGAAGTGCTCCAGCCCCGCCATCTACGGCTCCAACATCACGCCCAGGATGATCTGCGCAGGCCTACTGCAGGGGGGGGTGGATGCCTGCCAG gGCGACAGCGGCGGGCCTCTGGTGCGCCTCTCCTCGTCCCGGTGGCGGCTGGTGGGTGTGGTGAGCTGGGGGGTGGGCTGTGCCAGGCAGGGGAGGCCGGGGGTCTACAGCAacgtggaccagctgctgaacTGGATCCACACCGTCATGGAG GAGAACCAATAA
- the LOC130406473 gene encoding transmembrane protease serine 4-like isoform X1 — protein MPADTQQPRDTTDPLNPLQQAVLRPGRHRKPMTPHRNTASKRKRVVLTVLTVIVVLGILVTAGYFIKQLIDTKYYFCKRSIKFIPLDKACDGTSDCTDGEDELTCVSSFSDNTTFPVRLITPAGVLQVYNEGAGWRSVCGDDWTEKHTATTCQQLGYTQNPQRTVLSVTALGASLSKGPFTAVQSGTGTSPIQTATIDRTECRTGQVISLTCSDCGQGGSEERIVGGTDALIQDWPWQVSLQQNGGHTCGGSLVSPRWVVSAAHCFTGTKREVGRWRAVTGKTYLSSLGGATVDRIVKNGRYGGNDYDIAMVRLSSPLSLGEGRRPVCLPPKDLGLIAGSPLVVTGWGYLEEKGKTSASLQKASIPLISREKCSSPAIYGSNITPRMICAGLLQGGVDACQGDSGGPLVRLSSSRWRLVGVVSWGVGCARQGRPGVYSNVDQLLNWIHTVMEENQ, from the exons ATGCCG GCGGACACCCAGCAGCCGAGAGACACCACTGACCCACTGAACCCTCTGCAACAAG cgGTTCTCCGCCCGGGCCGACACAGGAAGCCCATGACGCCCCACCGGAACACGGCGTCCAAGAGGAAGAGGGTGGTGCTGACGGTGCTGACCGTCATCGTCGTGCTGGGGATACTGGTCACAGCCGGCTACTTCA TCAAGCAGCTGATTGACACCAAGTACTACTTCTGCAAGCGCTCCATCAAGTTCATCCCACTGGACAAGGCCTGCGATGGGACCAGCGACTGCACCGACGGAGAAGATGAGCTCACGTGCGTCTCCTCCTTCTCAGACAACACCACCTTTCCAG TGCGCCTCATCACACCGGCCGGCGTTCTGCAGGTGTACAACGAAGGCGCCGGCTGGAGGAGTGTGTGCGGCGACGACTGGACCGAGAAGCACACGGCGACAACGTGCCAGCAGCTGGGATACACACA GAACCCCCAGAGGACTGTTCTGTCAGTGACGGCCCTGGGGGCCTCCCTGAGCAAGGGGCCCTTCACAGCAGTCCAGTCCGGGACCGGAACCAGTCCCATTCAGACGGCCACCATCGACCG CACGGAGTGCAGAACCGGACAAGTTATATCACTCACCTGTTCAG ACTGCGGCCAGGGAGGATCCGAGGAGCGCATCGTGGGCGGGACGGACGCCCTGATCCAGGACTGGCCGTGGCAGGTGAGCCTGCAGCAGAACGGAGGGCACACCTGTGGCGGCTCGCTGGTGTCCCCGCGATGGGTGGTCTCTGCGGCCCACTGCTTCACAGG GACTAAGAGGGAGGTGGGCCGCTGGCGGGCGGTGACGGGGAAGACGTACCTGAGCAGCCTCGGGGGCGCAACCGTCGACCGCATCGTCAAGAACGGGCGCTACGGCGGCAACGACTACGACATCGCCATGGTGAGGCTCAGCAGCCCCCTGAGCCTGGGAG AGGGCCGCCGGCcggtctgtctgcctcccaAAGACCTGGGTCTCATAGCAGGAAGCCCCCTGGTGGTGACGGGATGGGGGTACCTGGAGGagaaag GGAAGACGTCCGCGTCGCTGCAGAAGGCGAGCATCCCCCTGATCAGCAGAGAGAAGTGCTCCAGCCCCGCCATCTACGGCTCCAACATCACGCCCAGGATGATCTGCGCAGGCCTACTGCAGGGGGGGGTGGATGCCTGCCAG gGCGACAGCGGCGGGCCTCTGGTGCGCCTCTCCTCGTCCCGGTGGCGGCTGGTGGGTGTGGTGAGCTGGGGGGTGGGCTGTGCCAGGCAGGGGAGGCCGGGGGTCTACAGCAacgtggaccagctgctgaacTGGATCCACACCGTCATGGAG GAGAACCAATAA